One window of the Penaeus monodon isolate SGIC_2016 chromosome 1, NSTDA_Pmon_1, whole genome shotgun sequence genome contains the following:
- the LOC119574558 gene encoding uncharacterized protein LOC119574558 isoform X1, with protein MRFPAGSKVLFVGEGDFSFVASLCMEDWCGQVSFVATCLQENLSERALSNTKILKEKDVEVLLGVDASQLHAHPDLKDRKFSHIVFNFPHVGGKMKIHLNRLLLQKFLKSATCVLGQGGQVVVSLCAGQGGVNIDSKTRRWDDSWQLVLMASYADLVLTKLEPFDAENHLGYSATGYRSMEKGFVQQGSLIYTLEISRRQWNPSVLLPDSTKDILCEGQFIKVPCYVACKLEKVGFDDPNTLIGCISKLIKGSCVLNFHTHTNEIILLENMSLKDISEYCGTLKKSEVDSDIDLYHSCRLRKSKVFQIEPLLIFISQRKEVGLQDLFQEDLYVNIHNTNKGFTPKAKHIIWKDVIETSFAHQENNINSRDQSFTAESESYIKSLFIFNISTIAEAYFEVDLGELWADGQKVKVESDLIMYSPASLCPLEYTYDLSFWETQESPANITNIPRTIYNEFDPCRVEIIINNVAQESLVSYTLLSTYNDPVTSRKSYTYRIKYRCFSYALSDTLAKTIHCEIGKKLEQLMGVEVR; from the exons ATGAGGTTTCCAGCAGGGTCTAAAGTCCTCTTTGTGGGGGAAGGGGATTTCTCATTTGTTGCTTCACTTTGTATGGAAGATTGGTGTGGCCAGGTGTCGTTTGTTGCAACGTGTCTACAAGAAAACCTAAGCGAGAGAGCTCTTTCAAATACaaagatattaaaagaaaaag ATGTGGAGGTGTTATTGGGAGTTGATGCCTCTCAACTTCATGCTCACCCTGATCTGAAGGACAGGAAGTTTTCACACATTGTGTTCAACTTCCCCCATGTTGGTGGCAAGATGAAGATACATCTGAATCGGCTGTTGCTGCAAAAGTTCCTTAAGAGTGCCACCTGTGTTTTGGGTCAAGGAGGTCAGGTGGTGGTGTCTCTCTGTGCTGGCCAGGGTGGTGTTAACATTGACTCCAAAACCCGTAGGTGGGATGACTCTTGGCAGTTGGTCCTCATGGCCTCATATGCTGACTTAGTTCTGACAAAGCTGGAGCCATTTGATGCTGAAAACCATTTGGGATACTCTGCTACTGGGTACAGATCTATGGAAAAAGGTTTTGTTCAGCAAGGGTCTTTGATTTATACTCTAGAAATTAGTCGACGACAGTGGAACCCCTCAGTGTTGTTACCAGACAGTACAAAAGATATATTATGTGAAGGACAGTTCATTAAGGTACCATGCTATGTTGCATGTAAGTTAGAGAAAGTTGGCTTTGATGATCCAAATACTTTGATTGGATGCATTTCAAAACTGATAAAGGGAAGCTGTGTTctcaattttcacacacacaccaatgaaaTAATTTTGTTGGAAAATATGAGTTTGAAAGATATTTCAGAGTACTGTGGTACTTTAAAAAAGTCAGAAGTAGACAGTGATATTGATCTATATCATTCATGCAGATTAAGGAAATCAAAAGTTTTTCAAATTGAACCATTGCTAATATTTATTTCACAAAGAAAGGAAGTAGGCTTACAAGATTTATTTCAAGAagatttatatgtaaacatacataatacaaataaaggTTTTACCCCAAAAGCAAAACACATTATATGGAAAGATGTAATCGAGACATCATTTGCACATCAGGAAAATAACATAAACAGCAGAGACCAATCATTTACTGCAGAGAGTGAAAGTTATATTAAGAGCTTATTTATTTTCAACATATCAACAATAGCTGAGGCatattttgaagtggacctagGTGAACTATGGGCTGATGGGCAGAAAGTCAAGGTAGAGAGTGACTTAATCATGTATTCACCAGCAAGTTTATGTCCCCTAGAGTATACTTATGACCTTAGTTTCTGGGAGACCCAAGAGAGTCCAGCAAATATTACAAACATACCAAGaactatatataatgaatttgatCCATGTAGAGTAGAGATCATCATTAACAACGTAGCTCAAGAGAGTTTAGTGAGTTATACACTGTTAAGCACTTATAATGATCCAGTCACCTCTAGAAAGAGTTACACATACCGAATAAAGTACAGGTGTTTTTCATATGCATTATCAGATACATTGGCTAAAACAATTCATTGTGAAATAGGAAAGAAACTAGAACAGTTGATGGGAGTGGAGGTTCGATAG
- the LOC119574569 gene encoding facilitated trehalose transporter Tret1-like (The sequence of the model RefSeq protein was modified relative to this genomic sequence to represent the inferred CDS: added 42 bases not found in genome assembly), with product MFENGLPHMHVLLQVLATSSCGMVYAGMMTSWGFPAVALPEMNLPDSNIHFKGEQASWFASVPLFMCIPGSLVGGLLCEKVGPRRLQLLLTPVLCVSLMVMHVASWQSVQEAGAAETVLLVSRIVQGTMVAFLFSVMSVYPCEISDERMLGTLTSLTDAWASFGLLLCYLLGRYLSWPTLSWLLPLVTLVPGYLGLLLSLESPLWMARKGMDAEARETLTRLRGTPEEVNEELRVVRNTREKDSITCMESLRLAAKVENVRPMVISACILVMKQISGSSALMIYIVRIFQVAGVGFDPHFSSALVGIARLCCNFVGSALIMRLPRKALLISGNVTTAVTTTAIATFFYLQSRGNDISSLSWLPIISLVLFMIGYSAGISPSAWLVSVEILPGPVRSLGFGVGLTCYSISSFVVSKTFEDVAAAWGLYGLFWSYAAGSVSYILLLVFLVPETRGRSRQEIEDIWYGKKEESLVEKAVP from the exons GTGCTTGCCACGTCATCATGCGGCATGGTGTATGCAGGGATGATGACGTCATGGGGATTCCCCGCGGTGGCGTTACCTGAGATGAATCTTCCAGACTCCAATATACACTTCAAGGGCGAGCAGGCCAGCTGGTTCG CCAGCGTGCCGTTGTTCATGTGCATTCCGGGATCGCTCGTTGGAGGACTCTTGTGCGAGAAGGTCGGGCCCCGGAGACTCCAACTCCTCTTGACGCCCGTGCTGTGTGTCTCGCTCATGGTCATGCACGTGGCGTCCTGGCAGAGCGTGCAGGAGGCAGGCGCGGCGGAGACTGTTCTTCTGGTCAGCAGGATTGTCCAG GGCACTATGGTGGCTTTCTTGTTCTCGGTGATGTCCGTGTACCCATGCGAGATAAGCGACGAGCGGATGCTGGGGACACTCACGAGCCTCACCGACGCCTGGGCCTCCTTCGGTCTGCTCCTCTGCTACCTCCTGGGGCGGTATTTGTCCTGGCCGACGCTGTCCTGGCTGTTGCCCCTAGTCACACTCGTGCCTGGATACCTCGGCCTCCTGCTGTCCCTGGAGTCCCCACTGTGGATGGCGCGGAAGGGGATGGACGCCGAAGCCAGGGAGACCCTCACCCGCCTCAGAGGGACGCCCGAGGAAGTCAACGAAGAGCTTCGGGTGGTGCGGAATACCCGCGAGAAGGACAGCATCACCTGCATGGAATCCCTGCGGCTGGCGGCGAAGGTGGAGAACGTGAGGCCGATGGTCATCTCGGCCTGCATTCTCGTCATGAAGCAAATCTCCGGGTCGTCGGCGCTCATGATCTACATCGTCAGGATCTTCCAGGTGGCGGGCGTCGGCTTCGACCCTCACTTCAGCTCCGCCCTCGTCGGGATAGCTCGCCTCTGCTGCAACTTCGTGGGCTCGGCCTTGATCATGAGGCTACCCCGGAAGGCCCTGCTGATCAGCGGCAACGTCACGACTGCcgtcaccaccaccgccatcgcCACCTTCTTCTACCTCCAGAGCAGAGGCAACGACATTTCCTCGCTGAGCTGGCTCCCCATCATCTCACTGGTGCTCTTCATGATAGGATACTCGGCGGGGATCAGCCCCTCGGCGTGGCTCGTGTCTGTTGAGATCCTCCCGGGTCCTGTTCGGTCCCTGGGCTTCGGCGTCGGTTTAACCTGCTACTCGATTTCATCCTTCGTGGTGTccaagaccttcgaggacgtggcTGCTGCGTGGGGTCTCTATGGCCTCTTCTGGTCTTACGCGGCCGGAAGTGTGTCCTACATCCTCCTGCTGGTGTTCCTTGTTCCTGAGACCAGGGGACGTTCGCGCCAGGAGATCGAAGACATTTGGTACGGGAAGAAGGAGGAATCGCTGGTGGAAAAAGCCGTGCCTTGA
- the LOC119574558 gene encoding mitochondrial ribosome-associated GTPase 2-like isoform X2, with product MASVALYGILPGRPLSWTRLREVHCLVKQQIRSCSSVSHTRPASPVPIRTATGPRETVGSSASGDKEWKVLAQDFLRKLSKQPHVGLDNKYVPLKSSKSKSDATKVHHFVDFRRVRVLGGNGGDGCISLLSVYKKERAGPDGGDGGNGGHVVFKAVKKRKSLEHLNSYIRANNGEPGRQKDCHGKSAENLVIEVPVGTLFKKDGVVVANLDKEESLFVGARGGAGGKGNAFFTTDVDQAPRVAEYGGKGEYFEYDAELQTMADVGLIGFPNAGKSTLLRAISRARPKVASYPFTTLNPHVGMIHYADHHQLAVADIPGLIEGAHRNHGLGITFLRHIERCRCLLYVLDASQPEPWEQLRILKYELEQYKEGLSNRPHAVVANKIDLPESQENVEELAQHTDLPLVPVSAKMGQQLVPLLSLLRLLVDYAAEHDHMQSAGV from the exons ATGGCATCAGTGGCCCTGTATGGCATCCTTCCTGGAAGACCTTTGAGCTGGACACGTCTTCGGGAAGTGCACTGCCTAGTGAAGCAGCAGATCAGGTCCTGCTCTTCAGTTAGTCACACAAGGCCAGCCAGTCCTGTGCCTATTCGTACAGCTACAGGTCCCAGGGAAACGGTTGGATCATCAGCTAGTGGTGACAAAGAGTGGAAAGTCTTGGCTCAAGATTTTTTAAGGAAATTGAGTAAACAACCACATGTTGGTCTGGATAACAAGTATGTACCACTAAAGAGCAGTAAAAGCAAGTCAGATGCAACAAAG GTTCATCACTTTGTGGACTTCCGCCGCGTCCGAGTCCTGGGTGGGAACGGAGGAGATGGTTGTATATCTCTCCTGAGCGTGTATAAGAAAGAGCGCGCTGGGCCGGATGGCGGGGACGGGGGAAATGGAGGCCATGTTGTTTTCAAG GCAGTAAAGAAACGCAAGAGCTTGGAACACTTGAACTCTTACATCAGAGCCAACAACGGAGAGCCAGGGCGTCAGAAAGATTGTCACGGGAAATCGGCTGAGAATTTGGTTATTGAG GTTCCAGTTGGTACTCTCTTTAAAAAAGATGGAGTGGTGGTTGCAAACCTTGATAAAGAAGAAAGCTTGTTTGTTGGTGCCCGTGGTGGGGCTGGGGGCAAGGGAAATGCCTTCTTCACCACAGATGT GGATCAAGCCCCAAGGGTGGCAGAATATGGTGGAAAAGGAGAATACTTTGAATATGATGCTGAGCTCCAAACAATGGCAGATGTTGGCTTG ATAGGATTCCCAAATGCTGGAAAATCAACACTCTTGAGGGCCATATCAAGAGCCAGGCCCAAGGTTGCATCATATCCTTTCACAACACTTAATCCACACGTTGGCATGATACACTATGCTGACCACCACCAATTAGCAG TTGCAGACATACCTGGCCTCATAGAAGGAGCTCACCGCAACCACGGTTTGGGCATAACATTCCTGCGACACATTGAGAGGTGCCGATGTCTCCTCTATGTGCTTGATGCCTCTCAACCAGAACCCTGGGAGCAGTTAAGGATCTTAAA GTATGAATTAGAGCAGTATAAGGAAGGACTTTCAAATCGGCCTCATGCTGTTGTAGCAAACAAAATTGATTTGCCAGAGTCTcag GAAAATGTGGAGGAACTTGCACAACACACCGACTTGCCACTAGTGCCTGTAAGTGCAAAAATGGGCCAGCAGCTCGTACCACTGTTGTCTCTGCTCAGGCTCTTGGTGGACTATGCGGCAGAACATGACCACATGCAAAGTGCTGGAGTCtaa